From a region of the Butyrivibrio sp. AE3004 genome:
- a CDS encoding flagellin — MNRLKHSDKIMIAGITYTIGTGKADVQKMIKEDGEPGDTVDVGSTTYHIIGQNGNAAFKQIGAINNEVNPNTSTVSIGTDNYELKNGNYTAEFASTVAGKVNSSTKSVTITGANGNSTTYTLIDGSGNVAEHSANIRSRIDSGMDSITYGGVTYNKNSSNAYVSSTDSSVIKTLNDIRSDIGDNLNGQTVTIKRGSNTYGYVVRNYNYNDIRSYVSGASVGEGTSATTRVTIDGDSYSLRKYNLSTVKNRLSNFSYDEGTTEGSLIKVDGNSYTAETNLYRSAICIAYGEDNEMDTTKPGAGKDDPINGNTVTFHGVTYTLMVDQDGDGYDDDDRSVITEGRAYKLIARELEKASNIGATDTYAKVRDKNNEDIDDGVTMAADFLEDPDNDASRVIFEIDRGTTTISKDLNTSIHAGADADMNNKIGVSIEAMSAKNLGIWNLNVVDDNGIGATYALDAIEDAIKEVSRQRSELGAVQNRMEHTIKNLDNVVENTTASESRLRDTDMADEMVKYSINNILAQAGQSMLVQANQSTQGVMTLLQG, encoded by the coding sequence ATGAACAGGCTTAAACATTCCGATAAGATAATGATAGCAGGTATTACCTACACCATAGGAACAGGAAAAGCCGATGTACAGAAAATGATAAAAGAGGATGGTGAGCCTGGGGATACTGTGGATGTTGGTAGTACTACCTACCATATTATTGGACAGAACGGGAATGCAGCTTTTAAACAGATAGGTGCGATAAATAATGAAGTAAATCCGAATACAAGTACAGTTTCAATAGGTACTGATAACTATGAACTAAAAAATGGGAATTATACAGCAGAATTTGCCTCTACAGTAGCAGGAAAGGTTAATTCCTCTACAAAATCGGTAACAATAACAGGGGCTAATGGGAATAGCACTACATATACACTTATAGACGGAAGCGGCAATGTCGCTGAACACAGCGCAAATATAAGATCAAGAATTGATTCGGGAATGGATAGCATCACCTATGGAGGAGTGACCTATAACAAGAATTCCTCAAATGCATATGTATCATCCACGGATTCTTCTGTTATCAAAACACTTAATGACATAAGAAGTGATATAGGGGATAACCTTAACGGACAGACTGTTACCATAAAAAGGGGAAGCAATACTTATGGCTATGTTGTAAGGAATTACAATTACAATGACATAAGAAGCTATGTCAGTGGGGCATCCGTAGGAGAAGGTACCAGCGCAACCACGCGTGTGACTATTGATGGGGACTCTTATTCGCTAAGAAAATATAACCTCAGTACTGTAAAAAATAGGCTTTCTAATTTTTCGTATGATGAGGGTACAACGGAAGGATCGCTTATTAAAGTAGATGGGAATTCCTATACTGCTGAAACAAATCTTTATAGGTCAGCAATATGTATAGCTTACGGCGAAGATAATGAGATGGATACCACAAAGCCCGGGGCTGGAAAAGATGATCCTATAAATGGGAATACAGTGACCTTCCATGGAGTTACATACACCCTTATGGTTGATCAGGATGGTGATGGTTACGATGATGATGACAGAAGTGTAATCACAGAAGGCAGGGCTTATAAACTCATTGCCAGAGAATTGGAAAAAGCCAGCAATATCGGTGCAACAGATACTTACGCGAAAGTAAGGGATAAAAATAATGAAGATATAGATGATGGTGTTACCATGGCAGCAGATTTTCTGGAGGATCCGGACAATGATGCGTCAAGAGTTATATTCGAGATTGATAGAGGTACTACCACTATATCCAAGGACTTAAATACGTCTATTCACGCAGGAGCTGATGCAGATATGAATAATAAGATAGGTGTCAGCATAGAAGCCATGAGTGCAAAGAATCTTGGCATATGGAACCTGAATGTGGTTGATGACAATGGCATTGGTGCCACCTATGCGCTTGATGCTATTGAAGATGCAATAAAAGAAGTCTCAAGACAGAGATCTGAACTTGGAGCAGTTCAGAACCGAATGGAACACACTATCAAGAATCTGGACAATGTAGTTGAAAACACAACAGCTTCTGAATCAAGACTTCGTGATACAGACATGGCAGATGAAATGGTGAAATACAGTATCAATAATATCCTGGCGCAGGCAGGCCAATCAATGCTTGTACAGGCTAATCAGAGTACTCAGGGCGTAATGACGCTGCTGCAGGGGTGA